A window from Opitutia bacterium ISCC 52 encodes these proteins:
- a CDS encoding hemolysin family protein: protein MTALVVAVLLTIGISAFCSVLEAMVLCTTSAEVEAMQKKSSKRGKIFRAIIGEIDDTLSAILTLNTIANTAGASMVGTLAAEVLQSISAGAVAGVMTFLILIFSEIIPKNVGMAYRVYIQPAAVYPLWLIRWTMKPVTYFTRGFVRLLVKEQETSSEEAEEEIKLLAEKGAKEGKLRSTEASFIANALTLDDVAIDDIMTPRTVVFALEDNQTIGEVFKETNNIPFARIPVYNETIDNVVGFVRRRDLLKIMADDGHDTKLTEILETALFVPETANGADTLQSFLAKQQQMAIVVDEFGSVTGVVTMEDIIEHILGREIFEKDDVAVDMRELARAKEAQKRMNDQNCLKTKPSSDSTETTS, encoded by the coding sequence ATGACAGCTTTAGTTGTAGCAGTATTACTAACCATCGGGATCTCTGCATTCTGCTCTGTTCTCGAAGCCATGGTCCTCTGCACCACCTCGGCCGAGGTCGAGGCCATGCAGAAGAAGTCCAGTAAGAGAGGTAAGATTTTCAGGGCAATCATAGGGGAAATCGACGATACCCTTTCGGCTATCTTAACGCTGAACACCATCGCGAACACGGCAGGCGCATCCATGGTCGGAACGCTAGCTGCAGAGGTCCTTCAATCTATTTCCGCAGGAGCCGTTGCAGGAGTGATGACCTTCCTGATTCTGATATTCTCGGAAATCATTCCCAAGAATGTGGGTATGGCCTACCGGGTCTATATTCAGCCGGCTGCAGTTTACCCATTGTGGTTGATCCGCTGGACGATGAAACCGGTTACCTATTTTACCCGCGGCTTTGTCCGCCTGCTGGTTAAAGAACAGGAAACTTCCAGCGAAGAAGCTGAGGAAGAAATCAAATTACTGGCGGAGAAAGGAGCCAAGGAAGGTAAGCTGCGGAGTACTGAGGCGAGTTTTATCGCCAATGCGCTCACTTTAGATGACGTGGCCATCGACGATATCATGACCCCAAGGACTGTGGTCTTTGCACTCGAAGACAACCAAACCATTGGTGAGGTATTCAAAGAGACGAACAACATCCCCTTTGCTCGAATCCCCGTTTATAATGAGACTATCGATAACGTCGTGGGCTTTGTTCGGCGTCGAGATCTCCTCAAGATAATGGCCGATGACGGTCACGATACCAAGCTAACGGAGATCCTGGAAACCGCACTCTTTGTTCCGGAGACAGCGAACGGTGCCGACACACTTCAGAGCTTCCTCGCCAAACAACAACAGATGGCCATTGTGGTGGATGAATTTGGATCTGTGACCGGTGTTGTAACGATGGAGGACATCATCGAACACATACTCGGTCGGGAGATTTTTGAAAAAGACGATGTAGCGGTGGACATGCGTGAGCTCGCCAGAGCCAAGGAAGCTCAAAAGCGGATGAATGATCAAAACTGTTTAAAGACTAAACCTTCCTCCGACTCTACGGAGACGACCTCCTGA
- the gcvT gene encoding glycine cleavage system aminomethyltransferase GcvT yields MTDEALQKTSLHAFHVDQGARMVPFGGWDMPVQYSGILAEHLAVRNEAGLFDVSHMGEATVNGPQARDYLDHLVTNDVSKMTPGRVLYTPMCYESGTVVDDLLIYCKSDTDFLLCINAGNTEKDIAWMLEQSAPFDCEVKNVSADFCQLAIQGPKAEAVLQTLVETDLSEIKYYHFEEGSICGGPAILSRTGYTGEAGFEVYAAWDHGSVIAQAILDAGESMGLVPVGLGARDSLRLEAGFPLYGHEISDTATPYEGGIGWTVKLKKSSDFIGKDALAKQNADGIPRRTIFFVLNDRRIARAGAQVYAGDEWVGEVVSGTKSPVIDQPIGSALIKSDFVSSENLEVDLRGTRYGLTAVKTPIHKNI; encoded by the coding sequence ATGACCGACGAAGCCTTACAAAAGACCTCCCTTCACGCGTTCCATGTAGATCAAGGAGCTCGCATGGTTCCCTTCGGTGGCTGGGACATGCCCGTTCAATACAGTGGTATTCTTGCCGAGCACCTTGCGGTGCGCAATGAAGCGGGACTCTTTGATGTCAGTCACATGGGTGAAGCGACGGTCAACGGTCCTCAAGCTCGAGACTACCTGGATCACTTGGTCACGAACGATGTTAGCAAGATGACTCCGGGACGTGTTCTCTATACACCCATGTGCTATGAGTCTGGCACGGTGGTTGATGATCTCCTCATCTATTGTAAGTCAGACACAGACTTCCTACTCTGCATCAACGCGGGAAATACAGAGAAGGACATCGCATGGATGTTGGAACAATCGGCACCTTTCGATTGTGAGGTGAAGAACGTTTCTGCCGACTTTTGCCAGTTAGCTATCCAGGGTCCTAAGGCTGAAGCTGTTTTGCAGACGCTGGTTGAGACGGACCTCTCTGAAATCAAATACTACCATTTTGAAGAAGGGTCTATTTGTGGCGGGCCAGCTATTTTGAGCCGCACCGGTTACACCGGTGAAGCTGGATTCGAAGTCTATGCGGCGTGGGATCACGGTTCAGTTATTGCTCAAGCAATACTCGATGCAGGTGAGTCTATGGGGCTGGTGCCTGTCGGATTGGGTGCCAGGGATAGTCTAAGGTTAGAAGCTGGATTTCCTCTCTATGGTCACGAGATCAGTGACACCGCCACTCCGTATGAAGGGGGAATTGGATGGACTGTAAAATTGAAGAAATCTTCTGACTTTATCGGTAAGGATGCACTGGCAAAACAGAATGCTGATGGCATTCCCCGTCGTACCATTTTCTTTGTATTGAACGATCGGCGCATCGCTCGAGCTGGGGCCCAAGTATATGCTGGAGACGAATGGGTGGGTGAAGTTGTTTCAGGAACCAAATCGCCCGTTATCGATCAACCAATTGGTTCTGCCTTAATTAAATCCGATTTTGTCTCGTCAGAGAATTTGGAAGTCGATTTAAGAGGAACACGTTATGGCTTAACTGCTGTGAAAACTCCTATCCACAAAAACATCTAA
- the gcvH gene encoding glycine cleavage system protein GcvH yields MSNIPADLKYSKDHEWVKLLDDDAILVGITDYAQTSLGDVTFVELPEEGDSFSKGESFSVVESVKAASDIYLPVDGEVLEVNSPLEDSPELINQDPYGDGWLAKFKVTDASGLAELLSAEDYTPLTAE; encoded by the coding sequence ATGAGCAATATCCCTGCTGACCTGAAATACTCCAAAGATCATGAATGGGTAAAACTTCTCGACGATGACGCAATTCTAGTGGGCATCACCGACTATGCCCAAACCAGCCTGGGTGATGTGACCTTTGTTGAACTTCCCGAGGAGGGAGACAGCTTTTCCAAAGGCGAAAGTTTCAGTGTAGTTGAGTCGGTAAAAGCCGCTTCTGACATTTACCTCCCCGTGGACGGCGAAGTGCTGGAAGTGAATTCTCCATTGGAGGACTCTCCTGAGCTGATCAACCAGGATCCATATGGTGATGGCTGGTTGGCAAAGTTCAAGGTGACCGATGCGTCGGGCCTGGCGGAGCTATTGAGTGCTGAAGATTACACTCCGCTGACGGCAGAGTAG
- the yajC gene encoding preprotein translocase subunit YajC: protein MDTALNNLYFTHFAQASGGPGMEMIFMWFLILGAMWFFLVAPQRKKQKQHAKLIEELTTGDEIVTASGIYGTITNVKDDRFVVRIAESTKVEIQKSFIQGKIDSETSK from the coding sequence ATGGATACAGCGCTTAACAATCTTTACTTCACACATTTTGCCCAGGCATCGGGTGGGCCAGGAATGGAAATGATTTTCATGTGGTTTCTCATTCTGGGGGCGATGTGGTTTTTCCTAGTAGCTCCTCAGAGGAAAAAACAGAAACAACATGCGAAATTGATCGAAGAACTGACGACTGGAGATGAGATCGTGACTGCTTCTGGCATCTACGGCACTATCACCAATGTGAAGGATGATCGTTTTGTCGTGCGGATCGCTGAAAGCACCAAAGTTGAGATCCAAAAAAGTTTTATTCAGGGCAAAATCGACTCTGAAACTTCTAAGTAG